A genomic window from Bacillus rossius redtenbacheri isolate Brsri chromosome 7, Brsri_v3, whole genome shotgun sequence includes:
- the LOC134533626 gene encoding uncharacterized protein LOC134533626, translated as MEKWLGLRQNSDQEPSCSSQSAEIRLHECNPDASLDIIAESEEKQSHCVLKNPRKKLKISGKIKRTNKFCDSWLQIPELKSWLQKSNKTSLGNELAYCTVCRVDITAHKNDITRHSNSSKHQLNWQQVSTSHKLTSLKFITSDEVKRAEIKLAGLIASNNLPFSLVDTLVPLCADIFPDSKIAKNVTLGRTKATAVVKDVLGPAFQSKLHKHLAEAGTFLSIIMDETTDMSSVKQCAFAVVYYNNETHSVVTSFLDMVSVTSSAATDLFECLKNCLHLKNIPLSNIVGFSADTTNVMVGEHHSVFSLLKENVPGIVCIKCSCHMIHLAASKACLVLPRSVEDLLRNLGAHFSRSYIRREKLREFQIFFQTEIHNILSPAVTRWLSLKACIDRVLEQYLALESYLRESVFEDPSRTTEDMLKTMENKYTKMYMEFM; from the exons ATGGAAAAGTGGCTAGGGCTACGTCAAAATAGCGACCAAGAACCAAGTTGCAG CTCTCAGTCGGCAGAAATAAGACTCCATGAATGCAATCCAGACGCAAGTTTAGATATTATAGCAGAATCTGAAGAAAAACAAAGTCATTGTGTTCTTAAAAACCcgagaaaaaagttaaaaataagtgGGAAAATAAAAAGGACTAATAAGTTTTGTGATTCCTGGTTGCAAATACCAGAACTCAAGTCCTGGTTACAAAAATCCAACAAAACTAGCTTAGGCAATGAGTTAGCGTACTGTACAGTATGTAGAGTTGACATAACTGCACACAAGAATGATATCACTCGTCACAGTAATTCGTCAAAACACCAGTTAAACTGGCAACAAGTAAGCACTTCACACAAACTGAcgagtttaaaatttataacttcagACGAAGTTAAAAGAGCCGAAATTAAATTAGCTGGTTTGATAGCTTCTAACAACCTACCATTCTCATTGGTTGATACATTAGTACCATTATGTGCAGATATTTTCCCTGACTCAAAGATTGCAAAAAATGTTACTTTGGGACGAACCAAAGCCACAGCAGTTGTGAAAGACGTTCTAGGTCCAGCTTTCCAATCAAAATTGCATAAGCATTTAGCTGAAGCTGGGACATTTTTGTCAATAATTATGGACGAAACCACTGACATGAGTTCTGTGAAACAGTGCGCATTTGCTGTAGTGTACTATAATAATGAAACTCACAGTGTTGTAACAAGTTTCCTGGACATGGTGAGTGTGACTTCTAGTGCAGCAACTGATTTGTTTGAGTGCCTAAAAAATTGCTTACATCTGAAAAACATTCCACTGTCAAATATTGTCGGCTTTTCTGCTGATACAACAAATGTGATGGTTGGTGAACATCATTCTGTATTTTCTTTGCTGAAAGAAAATGTGCCAGGCATTGTTTGCATAAAATGTTCATGCCACATGATTCATCTGGCTGCTTCAAAAGCTTGCTTAGTACTTCCTCGTTCAGTTGAAGATTTGCTGAGAAATCTTGGTGCTCATTTTAGTAGGAGTTACATAAGAAGAGAAAAACTGagagaatttcaaatttttttccaaacagaaATTCATAACATTCTTTCTCCAGCTGTCACACGTTGGTTGTCACTGAAGGCTTGCATTGACAGGGTTTTAGAGCAGTACTTAGCACTTGAATCATATCTTAGAGAGTCTGTCTTTGAAGATCCTTCAAGAACAACAGAAGATATGCTGAAGACCATGGAAAACAAGTATACTAAAATGTATATGGAGTTTATGTAA